In Vigna unguiculata cultivar IT97K-499-35 chromosome 3, ASM411807v1, whole genome shotgun sequence, a single genomic region encodes these proteins:
- the LOC114179019 gene encoding glycosyltransferase BC10-like, whose amino-acid sequence MKKTKQQERSLGAANFSNAQSQFFNFFSHVLAFSSGLLIGITIITFSLKNFSLNFQFHQLSLQSLPAPPFSASISTSHNHSKVTTIFTPNGSTKAMHNMTEEELLWRASMVPRIKELPYKHAPKVAFMFLTKGPVFLGPLWERFFKGNEGFYSIYVHSHPSFNETLPQNSVFHGRRIPSKEVRWGEFNIVGAERRLLANALLDFSNQRFVLLSESCIPLFNFSTVYNYLINSTTTFVESYDLPGPVGRGRYSPRMKPLLTLSQWRKGSQWFQIDRALATEIVSDQLYFPLFNKHCRNGCYGDEHYLPTFVTIKFSQSNSDRTLTWVDWSQGGPHPARFMRRNVTIEFLKWLRHGTTCEYNGKSTDVCYLFARKFMPQALDRLLRFAPKIMHFN is encoded by the exons ATGAAGAAGACTAAGCAACAAGAACGTTCTCTCGGTGCTGCAAATTTCTCGAATGCTCAATCACAGTTTTTCAACTTCTTCTCTCATGTTCTTGCATTTTCCTCTGGTTTGCTCATCGGAATCACCATCATCACTTTCTCTCTCAAAAACTTTTCCCTCAATTTTCAATTCCACCAACTCTCTCTTCAATCTTTGCCTGCTCCTCCTTTTTCTGCTTCAATCTCAACTTCACACAATCATTCAAAAGTCACCACCATCTTCACTCCAAATGGCTCAACCAAAGCTATGCATAACATGACAGAAGAGGAGTTGCTGTGGAGAGCTTCCATGGTTCCTAGGATTAAGGAACTTCCCTACAAACATGCCCCCAAGGTTGCATTTATGTTTCTGACAAAAGGACCAGTCTTTTTGGGTCCTCTCTGGGAGAGATTCTTCAAAGGAAATGAAGGCTTTTATTCTATCTATGTCCATTCGCATCCTTCTTTCAACGAAACACTGCCTCAAAATTCTGTCTTTCATGGCCGCAGAATCCCAAGCAAG GAGGTAAGATGGGGCGAGTTCAACATTGTAGGGGCAGAGAGGCGTCTACTAGCCAATGCTCTGCTCGACTTCTCCAACCAACGTTTTGTTCTTCTCTCAGAATCATGCATTCCTCTCTTCAACTTCTCAACCGTCTATAACTACCTCATCAACTCAACCACCACCTTCGTGGAGTCCTACGATCTTCCAGGTCCAGTGGGGAGAGGCAGGTACAGTCCCAGAATGAAACCACTGCTTACGCTTTCTCAGTGGAGAAAAGGCTCCCAATGGTTCCAAATAGACCGTGCCCTTGCCACCGAGATTGTCTCCGACCAACTATACTTCCCCCTGTTCAACAAACATTGCAGAAATGGATGCTACGGTGATGAACACTACTTGCCGACTTTTGTCACCATCAAGTTTTCGCAGAGTAACTCCGACAGAACTTTGACGTGGGTCGATTGGTCTCAGGGTGGACCCCATCCAGCAAGGTTTATGAGAAGAAACGTTACCATAGAATTTCTCAAGTGGCTGAGGCATGGAACAACGTGTGAGTACAATGGGAAGAGCACCGATGTTTGTTACCTCTTTGCAAGAAAGTTCATGCCTCAGGCTTTAGATAGATTGCTCAGGTTCGCTCCAAAGATAATGCACTTCAATTGA